The following are encoded together in the Planctomycetia bacterium genome:
- a CDS encoding lipase family protein, translating into MSSRLPFGPDQSELQNALFLAHCANAAYERGKFSDYLHYPQIAFDQVESFEGPNDTQGFVGATDQAIVLAFRGTEADRWTDWCTDLNSLQRLWNNCQVHSGFSQAHDGVAKQYLEIIRRLRMNQQAIYVTGHSLGGALSILAGKVLATCAEEGEDFKPNLVVSFGAPKVGDTRFVSTYGVTLLRFVHNEDIIPHVPPMGQYSDGGSLLYFKADGSLSYNVNEIATTLNRLKNAVTAILTAKGRISDLVPNWIQDHVMERYIERLTAMIQKESLQPAS; encoded by the coding sequence ATGAGCAGTCGCTTACCTTTCGGCCCGGATCAAAGTGAATTACAAAACGCCCTTTTTCTGGCACATTGTGCCAATGCCGCGTATGAGCGAGGTAAATTCAGCGATTATTTACATTATCCGCAAATCGCATTTGATCAGGTAGAGTCATTCGAAGGACCGAACGATACGCAGGGCTTTGTAGGAGCCACCGACCAAGCCATCGTATTGGCTTTTCGAGGCACCGAGGCAGACCGCTGGACTGATTGGTGTACCGACCTGAACTCACTGCAAAGATTATGGAACAATTGCCAGGTGCACTCTGGTTTTTCCCAGGCACATGACGGTGTAGCAAAGCAATATCTGGAAATCATCCGTCGTTTGCGAATGAATCAACAGGCCATATATGTTACCGGTCATAGTCTGGGTGGCGCACTTTCCATCCTGGCTGGAAAAGTCCTGGCCACCTGCGCTGAAGAAGGGGAAGATTTCAAACCGAATCTGGTCGTGAGTTTTGGTGCTCCCAAGGTAGGAGATACCCGGTTTGTTTCCACTTATGGAGTAACCCTGCTCCGATTCGTGCACAATGAAGATATCATCCCCCATGTGCCACCCATGGGACAATACAGCGATGGAGGCTCTTTACTCTACTTCAAGGCAGATGGATCCCTTTCTTACAACGTCAATGAAATTGCCACGACGTTGAATCGCCTGAAGAATGCAGTAACTGCGATCCTGACTGCCAAAGGACGCATCTCCGACCTGGTTCCCAACTGGATTCAGGATCACGTGATGGAACGGTACATCGAAAGATTGACTGCGATGATCCAGAAAGAGTCTCTTCAACCCGCCAGTTGA
- a CDS encoding exo-alpha-sialidase → MQSTWGPRIFWLVVFVIAGLGVYAFFYDPADDLGRIGYVAPLTNMVSIRPDTYGAELHLGLKDRKSSSWKGDIKLAKGKLLQLYLLQAGPSSTISAASFDCVSEFSEDDQRPVVLRIVYQAPADDTLILTINQQTQKIPQADLTQGKQLDLQDGTVRLNIQPPQQLFENDTSTDDWYPQTIRDSQGNDYLLYLNSERSKGIDVNGAINGSFETLESPITGVTLRISRFQDGAWQYSEAVTSRLETCLDPVIAIDPSGRIYVAWAQRELDGWDIYYQFRDVGLSWSKPVKLTSKAGSCQQLVAQTDSLGKVWLAWQTWMDNHYDIMAAVINDEKHAWKSPGPLADHPQDCEGRWFPALAADRQGNLFAAWSVFRNGNFVIEAVKVHENKPKSHPVYLSEAGRNALRPALACDANNLLWVAYEESETVSGFGNAQLPTSSIRIRTLRQDGSLDERPLIKTPSVLKGIIQKNRCYRPHLSFSSSNMPVVGFQTPGGLYASYWTSSGWAEPIALSTGNKNPFSHSLVLHQANHLVGLEEVVDSKGRVRLSFASQPVVLNALEIPPAPGTKAVESKSENPWKAFSELARLFRKRSDDLILSKRYLLRGLTLLPEGVAALGYDPWLMAALATEQALYDWVIIPNLEQVPLVRQWENALRAHAINQTSDRNFLVGYYRPLAGQREPLLHIDTKKDEWPLPPITRLDDFRKPNDKPVRISQLQTTDRNMIRQYVNQRQRLGFSLTEEWQQLATQTQPTSGDSLSESLESVLLPLWRPSERAGSAKPLAMRVVAMANGKSYDHLLEALRERHFYMATDDIYLQVRCGKNLPGDIFQSSFRPTISLIAQGTSKLQSVEIWQDNKMVKNETPPGQASILEYTSNVADRQWHSYSARIVQESGAEAIVQPFWIRYIP, encoded by the coding sequence ATGCAATCGACATGGGGCCCACGTATCTTCTGGCTGGTGGTTTTCGTCATAGCCGGGCTTGGTGTCTATGCTTTCTTTTATGACCCGGCAGACGATCTGGGACGTATCGGATATGTCGCCCCTTTGACTAATATGGTCAGCATTCGACCTGATACCTATGGTGCAGAACTCCATCTCGGATTAAAAGACCGGAAATCATCCTCCTGGAAAGGCGACATCAAGCTGGCGAAAGGCAAGTTGTTGCAACTCTATTTGTTGCAGGCTGGTCCATCTTCCACTATTTCTGCTGCCAGTTTCGATTGTGTCTCTGAATTTTCCGAAGATGACCAACGACCGGTTGTTTTGCGAATCGTTTATCAAGCACCCGCTGACGATACTCTGATACTCACTATCAATCAGCAGACCCAGAAGATTCCCCAGGCTGATCTCACACAAGGCAAACAACTCGATCTGCAGGATGGTACGGTGCGTCTGAATATACAACCTCCTCAACAACTTTTCGAAAATGACACCTCGACAGACGACTGGTATCCGCAAACCATCCGCGATAGCCAGGGAAACGATTACCTTCTCTACCTGAACAGTGAACGCAGCAAAGGCATCGATGTGAATGGCGCTATAAATGGCAGCTTTGAGACTCTCGAATCTCCTATCACTGGGGTCACCCTGCGAATCAGTCGCTTTCAGGATGGTGCCTGGCAGTATTCGGAAGCGGTGACTTCCCGCCTGGAAACGTGCCTGGATCCGGTCATTGCCATTGATCCATCAGGACGTATTTACGTTGCCTGGGCACAACGAGAACTGGATGGCTGGGATATTTATTACCAGTTTCGCGACGTCGGATTAAGCTGGTCCAAACCGGTAAAGCTTACCTCCAAAGCTGGTTCCTGTCAGCAGCTGGTCGCCCAGACTGATTCACTAGGCAAAGTCTGGCTCGCCTGGCAAACCTGGATGGATAATCATTATGACATCATGGCAGCAGTGATCAATGATGAGAAGCATGCCTGGAAATCACCCGGTCCACTCGCAGATCATCCGCAGGACTGTGAAGGGCGATGGTTCCCGGCACTGGCAGCAGATCGCCAGGGGAATCTGTTTGCGGCATGGTCTGTGTTCCGCAATGGTAACTTCGTGATCGAAGCGGTGAAAGTGCATGAAAACAAACCAAAAAGCCACCCTGTTTATCTCTCTGAGGCGGGTAGAAATGCCTTACGCCCAGCACTGGCCTGTGATGCGAATAACCTTCTTTGGGTGGCCTACGAAGAGAGCGAAACCGTTAGTGGCTTTGGCAACGCTCAGTTGCCAACTTCTTCGATAAGGATTCGGACTCTACGTCAAGACGGTTCACTCGACGAAAGACCACTGATCAAGACTCCATCCGTACTAAAAGGCATCATCCAGAAAAACCGCTGTTACCGCCCACATCTTTCCTTCTCCAGCAGCAATATGCCCGTTGTTGGATTTCAAACACCCGGCGGATTGTATGCATCGTACTGGACCTCTTCGGGTTGGGCTGAACCCATCGCACTGAGCACAGGGAACAAGAATCCCTTCTCTCACTCCCTTGTCTTGCATCAGGCAAATCATCTCGTTGGCCTGGAGGAAGTGGTTGATAGCAAAGGTCGAGTGCGATTATCCTTCGCCTCGCAACCTGTCGTGTTAAATGCTCTGGAGATTCCCCCTGCGCCTGGTACCAAAGCTGTGGAATCCAAATCAGAGAATCCCTGGAAAGCTTTTTCAGAACTGGCCCGATTGTTCCGTAAGCGATCTGATGACTTGATTCTCAGCAAACGCTACCTGCTACGAGGTTTGACACTTCTTCCTGAAGGCGTTGCTGCACTTGGATATGATCCCTGGTTGATGGCAGCCTTAGCCACAGAACAGGCCTTATATGACTGGGTCATCATCCCCAATCTGGAACAGGTACCACTGGTCCGACAATGGGAAAATGCATTGAGGGCCCATGCCATTAACCAAACTTCTGATCGCAATTTTCTGGTTGGCTATTATCGCCCGCTCGCAGGTCAGCGTGAACCGCTGCTGCACATCGACACTAAAAAAGATGAGTGGCCGCTGCCTCCCATTACCCGCCTCGATGATTTCCGAAAACCCAATGACAAGCCGGTGCGTATCAGCCAGTTGCAGACTACGGATCGCAATATGATTCGACAGTATGTTAATCAGCGACAAAGGCTCGGGTTCTCTCTGACCGAAGAATGGCAACAACTCGCCACCCAAACGCAGCCCACTTCCGGCGACTCCCTGAGCGAATCTCTGGAAAGTGTTTTATTGCCCTTGTGGCGTCCAAGTGAACGCGCAGGCAGCGCAAAACCACTTGCCATGCGCGTCGTCGCCATGGCTAATGGAAAATCGTACGATCATCTGCTGGAAGCATTGCGGGAACGACATTTCTACATGGCTACCGATGACATCTATTTACAGGTTCGCTGCGGTAAAAACCTGCCTGGCGATATCTTTCAGTCATCGTTCAGACCAACAATCAGCCTTATCGCACAGGGTACCAGCAAACTGCAATCTGTCGAAATCTGGCAGGACAACAAAATGGTCAAGAATGAAACCCCACCCGGGCAGGCTTCCATTCTCGAGTACACCAGCAACGTTGCTGACAGACAATGGCACAGTTATTCCGCTCGCATAGTGCAGGAATCAGGCGCAGAAGCCATCGTGCAACCATTCTGGATCAGGTATATACCTTAA